TCGATATCCGATCCGGTGAAGTCGGGAGACGCTGTAGGGGGGGCTATGGCAGATCGAGCAGAACCGACGACCGGTGAGAGCGACGACGGAGAGCACCCGTATCGCGTCGCGGAGATGACCTGGCAGGAGATCGAGACGGCGACCGAACGGACCGCGACGCTTCTGGTACCGGTTGGCGCCACGGAGCAACACGGCCACCACCTCCCGCTCGGCGTCGACGTCTTCATGCCCGAGGCGATCGGCGAGCGCGTCGCCCGAGCGGCTCCCGCGCTGCTCGCCCCACCGGTCTGGTACGGCGTGAGCCCGCACCACACGTTCAAGCCGGGGACGTTCACCGTCTCGAGCGAGACGTTCCGGCGCTACGTCACCGAGCTCTGTGCCTCGACGGCCGACTGGGGTATCGAGCACGTCCTCCTGCTCAACGGCCACTACCTCGCACAGGACCCCGAACTGGAGATCGCCGTCCGCGAGCTTCGCGAGGGCGGTATCGAGGCGTTTCACCTCCCGCTCGTCGAGCTCTTCTCGGACGTGGCCGCCGAGATCCGGAGCGGCGAGACGTCGTTTCACGCCTCGGAGTTCGAGACGAGCATCATGCTCGCGCTCTATCCCGAACTGGTCCGGATGGACCGCGCCGAGCGCGTCGACGTACCTACCGAATCGCTCCCGCTCACCGACTACGACGCGCTCGGCGAGAACCGAGTGGGGTGGTCGCTCACCGCGAGCGAGATGGACGAGCTGACGCCGACCGGGAACCTCGGCGATCCGACCGTGGCGACCGCCGAGACGGGCGAGCGGCTCGTCGACGCCGCGGTCTCGGAGGTCGTTTCGCTGGTGGAGGCGCTCGAGACGAGGGGGTGATCCGTCGTCGGGCCGGAGATCGGTCTCGGGGGCCCTGGGCCGGTGGAGAGTGGGGCGACCGAACGCGATAGCAGAGATTGTAGAAATCGACCGATCCGGACGCTACTCGGTAAAAAAAAGAGCGTCGGACCGACGGGATTATTTATAATGAACGGTAGTGATATAATTGTCGAGAGCCAATGTCAGTCGGGCAAGAGCTGTTGGACGTGCCGTTCCCGGAGATGGTGGCGAGCATGGGACAGGGCATCGCCGACGCACAGAACCAGTTGGACATGAACTCCGTAAAGGTTGCGAAGGTGCTGGCCGAGACGGAGATCGAGGTTGTGCCGGCGATCACGCGGACGATTACGGCCGACGGGGAGGTCGAGTACAGTTCGGCCGATGCGATCGACGTCTCGCTGATACAGGCGGGGATGTTCCCGACGTTCTACCAGTTCAGCGAGGCGACGATCGAGGTGGAGATGGACATCAAGACGACGACCGAGCGGGAGACGAGCATCGACGTCAGCGCCGGGGCGAAGTTCGGCTACGGACTGTGGAGCGCGCGCGTCGACATCGACGTCAGCCACAATCGGAAGTTCGGCAAGGAGGTCCACGGGACGAGCAAACTGAAGACCACGATGGTGCCGGTTCCGGAGCCGCCGTACCTGTTCCCGGAGGTCCTGACGGTGGACAACCGCCCGAGCCCCGATGAGTGATCGGACCACCTCCCGGTGACCCATGCCGATCAGAGTCACCGATCTACAGCGGCGTGCGCTCCCCCTCGAGGGCCGGTCGACCCGAGAGAAGGAGGTGTCGTTCGCGGACCTGGTGTATCTCACCGCCGAGGGGGTTGCTGAGGCACAGACGTAACTCGACCTCTCGACGGCGGAGGTGCTACGGGTGCTCGCCGAGCAGCGGGTGGACGTCGTCCCGCGGGTCACCCGGACGCTCGACGAGGACGGACGGGTGCGAACGGAAGCGGCGGAGCCGGAGAGCCGATCGCTGCTCGAGCTCGGGTTCACCCCGACGCGCTACCAGTTCGAGGAGGCGACGATCGACCTCGAGTTCGACGTACGGGTGACCGAGTCGGAGGAGTCGACGCGCGACGCGGAGGGGCGAGAGCTCCTGCTCCGCGCGGAGACGTACGAGGTCTCGGAACACCGGAAGTTCGCCCGCGAGATGAGCCAGAACGCCTCGCTCAGCGCCCGATTGGTCTCGGTTCCGCTCCCCGTTGAGCTCCTGCCGACCGAGGAGCGGGTGGAGGACCCGGCGACAGACGTCGACGTGCCCGAGGAGCCGGACGAATGATGGGACCCGTGGCGGACGGGGGGCCGTAGCCGTGTCCGACCGGGCGGTCGATCGGTGGGTCTCGCGACCGATGAAAGAGGTGATACGCGAGGTCGCCCGCTCGGTCGCGGAGAGCCAGGAGGAGCTCGACCGGCGGTCGATGGCCGTCCAGCGCGAGATCGAACGGGCGGTCGAGCGCGGCGACCTCCCGTACGAGGTGGACGCGACCTGGCTCCAGTTCTCCGAGGTAGACGTCGACCTGCAGATCGCCGTCTCGCTGGAGGGGAGAGAGGAGACACGCGACGGCGAGCTCCGGGCGATCCGTCCGGGTATTACGGTCGCACCGATCGGGCCGCGATACGCCTCGGCGTACGACGCGAGCGCCGAAGTGACGAGCGACGTCAGACTGAAGATCGTCCAGGTGCCGCCCGAGCGTCGACGGTCATGAGCTCACGCGAGTCCGAACGGGAGCTCGGTGTCTTCGTGCTCGAGGAACTCCCCCGCGTCGACGCCTCGAAGCTCGAGCCCGTCGAGCGCGCGGCGATCGAGCGGGCGGTTCACGACCGCGAGGAGCTACTGGTCGACCTCCAGACGCGACTCGTCGAGCTCCGGGGCGAACGCAACGCCTTCGAGCGACGGATCGAAGCCCTCGAGGGGGAGCGAACGGAACTCCGAGAGCGCCTCGAGGCGATCGAGGAACAGCGGCCGAGACTCGTTCCGACGGAGCTGTTCTCCGAGTTCACGACCGCCGTCGGTGGCGTTCGCGAGGAACTGGAGGGGGCAAGCACCGAGTACACGGTGGGCGACGTCGAGTTCGACCTGAAAGCGAACGTCATCACCTCCGACGATGGAATCCGCTTCCAGCTCCCCTCGCTCGGGGAGACGGTGTCGGCGGGAACGCTCAGCGACGTCCGGTTCACGGTGCGTCGACGCAGCCCGATGGAGACCGCGGCACTCCGCGAGGTGCCCGAAGTCCGGTACCTCCCGCGAGAGGGTGCGATCGAGCGACTGGAGGGTGCTGGGTTCACCGTCGGAGCCGTGGACACGGAGACGACGGACGACGAGGTCCCCGACACCGTCGTCGCGCAGTTCCCCTCGCCGTACTCGGTGGTCCCACCGGAGGTGGAGCCGGTGGTCGACCTCGTCATCTCCGAGCGGGCGGCGAGAGGCGAGGAGGAGCGAGCCATCGAGGAGACCGAACTCGACGCTCCGAAGCGTATCGACGTCAGGGAGATCCCCGGTATCGGACGGGTTCGCGCGGGACACCTCGAGGAGGCGGGGATCACCCGGCTCGATCAGTTCGCCGCGAGCAACCCGGATGAGATGGCAGACGTCCTCGAGGTCACACCCCACCGTGCCGAGCGGTGGATCGAGTACGCCCGCACGCTCCTCTCGAAGGGGTGACCGGGCGTGGATATGGCGAGACGATTCGGGGCTCGTGTCGACGTGACGCGACCGGATCCGACGACCGAGGGTGCGTTCCTCGTCCGGAGCCAAGGGTCCGTCGACCACGACGAATTCATGGGGGCGGTACTGACGTTCCTCGGGACGGCCGATCGACTCGTCGTTCATCACCGCTCCGGGATCGCGGTCGTACGGCTCAGCTACGGTCAGGCACGCCGGCTCCGTGGACACCCGATGGTTTCGCTCGTCGGGAGCGTCGGGTTCGATCCCGACCGGTTCGCCGCGGTGACCGGGATCGCCGTCGACGAGTGAGATCGACCACACCGTTATGTCCGTGCCGGGAGCGGGTGTTCACATGAGCACGGAACGAGTGTTCCTCGCGGAGTTCTCCCACGAGACCAACACGTTCGCGGCGACGCCGACCGGGCGTCGCGATTTCCAGAACAGGGGCGAGTTCTTCGGGAGGGAGGTACTCTCCGAGTTCGAGGGGACGAACTCGACGATCGGCGGGGCCTGCGAGGTGGCCGAGGCGGAGGGCGTCGACCTGCTCCCGTCGGTGAGCGCCGAGGCGACGCCCGGGGGGGTCGTCTCGGCGGACGCCTACGGGTTCTACACCGGACGGATCCTCGACGGCCTCCGGGAAGCGAGTGACGTCGACGGCGTCTTCCTCTCGCTGCACGGTGCGATGGTCCAGGAGGGCGGCGTCGACGGCGAGGGACCGCTGCTCTCGGCGGTCCGGGAGGTCGTCGGCGAGTCGGTCCCGGTCGTCCTCACGCACGATCTCCACGGGAACGTCACCGACGAGACGGTGGCGAACGTCGACGCGCTCGTCGCCTACGAGACCTATCCCCACACCGACATGGGGGAGACCGGCCGCCGTGCGATGGAGCTGCTGGTCGCCGCGATACGCGGCGAGATCGATCCCGTCACCCGGATCGAACGCCCGCCGCTGCTACCGTTCGTCCCGAAAGAGAACACCCGCGAGGGGCCGATGGCCGAGTTGATGGCGGAGGCGAGGAGGCTCGAGGCGAACGAGGGGGTCCTCGAGACGAACGTCCTCCCGGGGTTCCACCAAGCGGACGTGCCGGGAATCGGGTTCTCGACGCCCGTCGTCACCGACGGCGATCCGGCGCTCGCGCGCGAGACGGCGCGCTCGCTCGCCGAGACCGCCTGGTCGATGCGCGAGTCGTTCGTCGGGGAGTACCCGACCCCGGAGGAGGCGGTGCGGGAGGCGAGGCGACTGCAGCGCGACGGCGCGAGCGAGTCGGGCCCGGTCGTGCTGGCCGACGTCGGCGACAATCCCGGCGCCGGCGGGGCGGCCGACGGTACCGTCCTCCTCCGGGAACTGCTCGAACAGGGCGTCGCGAACGCGGGACTCGCGCTCGTCAGCGATCCGGAGGCGGTCGAGCGGGCGATCGAGGCGGGCATCGGATCGCGGCCCACCATCACTCTCGGCGGGAAGACCGACGACCGTCACGGCGAACCGATCGAGGTCGAGGGGTACGTCGCGGCGATCACCGATGGCGAGTTTCGGAACACCGGTCCGATGGCGACGGGAGTTCGGACGAACCTCGGACGGACGGTCAGGCTCCGGATCGGCGACGGTGGAGACGCCACGGTCGAGGTGATCGTCACCGAGAACCGGGTCCAGCCGTACGACGCGGAGATCTGGCGACACGTCGGGGTCCGACCCGAGGGTCTCGGGGTGCTCGTCGTCAAGAGCACGAACCACTACCGCGCCTCGTACGAGCCGCTCGCGAGCGAGGTGATCACGGTGAACAGCCCCGGCCTGGGGGCGATGGACGCCCGTCTGTTCGAGTACGAGAACCTCGACCGCGAGCTCTACCCGATCGACGACCTCCCCGCCGGGGCGTATCCCGACTGGGAGCGGTAGGGACCGACGGTTCCGGAACCCGAACCTACAGATCCCGGCGTCCGTACCGTGGTTCATGGGCGGTTCTACCGAGAACGAAGTGACGAAGGGACGACCCAGGGTGGACGAGGAGGAACTCTACCACCGACTGAACGAGATAGAGACGGCCGTCGACGACCTGCGGTGGTACCACGAGCTGGACGAGTCGGGAACGGTACAGCGGGTCCGGTTCGTCGGACCACCACCGGCGAACACGACCGCCCAGACCGACCAGGAGAAGGGAAACCGGGTCGTGGTTCCGGCGTACGTCTTCGACCCTGAGAGGGCCGACGAGACGAGCGACCCCGCGCCGGGGATCGTCCTCCCGCACGGCGGCGTTCACTCGAACCTCTCGACGCGGTACGTCGGGGTGGTCCGCGAGCTCCTCTCTCAGGGCTACTTCGTGATCGCTCCGGAGTACCGCGGGTCGACGGGCTACGGCCGGAAACACCACGATCTGATCGACTACGGCGGTCTCGAGGTCGAGGACTCGTTCGCGGCGTGCGAGTGGCTCGTCGAACACCGACCGGTCGACTCCGAGAGGGTGGGAATCGTCGGCTGGAGTCACGGCGGGCTCCACGCGCTCATGAACGTCTTCTTCCACCCGGAGGCGTTCGCCGTCGCCTACGCGGGCGTCCCGGTGAGCGATCTCGTCGCCCGGATGGGCTACAAGGACCAGGCCTACCGCGACCTCTACGAGGCCGAGTACCACCTCGGAGAGGCGGCCCACGAGAACCCCGAGGCGTACAGAGAGCGCTCGCCGGTCTGGCACGCCGAGAAGCTGGAGACGCCGCTCCGGATCCACGCGACGCGCAACGACGAGGACGTGAACGTTCTGGAGGTCGAGGCGTTGATCCGAGCACTCTCCGCGGAGGGAAAGGAGTTCGAGTACGAGGTCTACGACGACGCGCCGGGCGCTCACGCGTTCGAACTGCTCGATACGGCGTTCGCGCGAGAGTCCCGCGACCGGATCTACGAGTTCCTCGCGACCTACCTCGATCCGCCCGCTCCGTGAGCGCCGACCGGGGAGGCGAGCGAGAGCGCGAGGACGAGCAAGAGCGCCGCGACGAGACCACAGCCGGCGAGCAACCACCAGTCTGCACGGTAGCCCGAGAGGTCGACGAGCAGACCGAACGCGGGCGGCCCGACCAGCCCGCCGACGAGGGCCATCCGTTCGCCCCGGGCGTCGATCGCCGCACCGACCGGGAGCAGCGAGAGCGCGTAGCCGAGCGAGAGTAGCCCGAGGACGAGGCCGACCTCGGTGTGTGAGGCGCCCCACCCCTCCCTGAGGTACGGCGTCGCGACGTAGAGCCCGTAGTAGCAGGTGCTCGCGGCGACGTGCCAGACGGAGACCGTCACGACGATCCTCGTCGCGCTCGCACGCATCACCGGGAGGCTTTCGACGGGGCCCTATCACTTCGTGTCGGTCGCGTCCGTTGCCCCTTCCGAGCCGATCAGCGGTTCTCCCGCTCCCAGTCGTCGAGCGCCGGCCCATCACCGGGATCGACGGCGGCGAACGCGGCGACGCCGACGACGACCGCGACGAGACCTGGAACGGCGGCGAACGGCGTGTACCCGACCCACCACCCGAGAGACGACGCGAACGTCCAGAGCAGGCCGGAGAGCGCCACACCGACGGCGACCGATCCGGCGCGCGTCGTCCGTTCGAAACGGCGTGTCGCGGCGACGAGCACCGTTCCGAGCGCGAGCCAGGCGGCGGTACCGTAGAGCACGGTCCAGAGTGGAACCAGCGAGACGACGAACGCGATGCCCGTCGCGATCGGCCAGAGGAGGCCGACGAGCAGACAGGCCGTGCCGAGGGTCGCTCCCGGGGAGTTCGTGTCGGTCACGCGGACCGCCCCGGGACGGTCGGGGCCAGCGGCCGGAGAGAGATCACGCGGCCCATCGGTCAGTCGTCGGCGGCCTCGACCGCTCGGCAGAGATCCCGGATCCCCTCGTCGAGCGTGACGGTCGCCTCGAACCCGAGACGCTCGCGCGCTCTCGTCGCGTCGGCGCGGCTGTGGACGATGTCGCCCTGGCGTGCGTCGGTATGGGTGATCTCGGCACCCGATCCGGTCGCCTCGCGCACCAGCTCCGCCAGGTCGCGAACCCGAGTAGCTACGCCCGTCCCGACGTTGAACGCCTCTCCGACGTGGTCGGTCCCTGCGGCCAGCAGGTTCGCCCGGACGACGTCCGAGACGTGGACGAAATCGCGCGTCTGCTCGCCGTCGCCGTGGACGGTGATCGGCCCGCCGGACCGGGCCTGTTCGAGGAACGCCGAGATGACCGCGCTGTACGTGCTGTCGGCCTGCCGTGGGCCGTAGGCGTTGAAGTAGCGGAGGACGACCGTCTCGACGCCGTAGAGGTCGTTGTAGATGGTGGCGTACCGGTCGAGCGCGAGTTTGTCGAGGCCGTAAGGCGAGGTCGGTCTCGTGGGGTGGTCCTCCGCGATCGGTAGCTCCTCGGGTTCGCCGTAGATCGCTGGACTGGAGGCGAGGACGACCCGACAGTCCTCCTCCCTCGCGAGTTCGAGCAGCGAGAGGGTCGCCGTCGCGTTCACCGCGTGGCTCTCCTTCGGGTCCTCGACGGAGAGCGGGACGCTCGCGAGCGCCGCCTGGTGGAAGACGAGGTCGACGTCCTCGATCGCCTCGCGCAGGACCGCCTCGTCGCGGATGTCGCCCTCGACGAGCGTCGCCTCCCCCACGAGGTTCGTCGCTCGACCGCTCGAGAGGTCGTCCACCACCCGGACCTCGTTCTCGGCGCAGAGCGCCTCCGCCAGGTGACTACCGATGAACCCCGCCCCGCCGGTGACCAGTACCGACGTCCCGCGGGGTCCGTGTTCGATCATGCTCCTCGGTTTTCGTCCTGACAGGTATAGGTGTCGTTCCGATCGGTCGGTACGGGCCGCGTGGAGGGATCGACGACGGCTATGGGCCGCATAATAATACAGGCAGAACGGATCGATCGAGACGATGGCCTCCGGCTGGCAGTACCGCATCGGGAGCGTCGCCGGAGTCGTACTCATCGTCGCGGGCACGCTGTTCGTCACGAACACACCGATCGTCCAGCG
This region of Halalkalicoccus sp. CGA53 genomic DNA includes:
- a CDS encoding creatininase family protein, yielding MADRAEPTTGESDDGEHPYRVAEMTWQEIETATERTATLLVPVGATEQHGHHLPLGVDVFMPEAIGERVARAAPALLAPPVWYGVSPHHTFKPGTFTVSSETFRRYVTELCASTADWGIEHVLLLNGHYLAQDPELEIAVRELREGGIEAFHLPLVELFSDVAAEIRSGETSFHASEFETSIMLALYPELVRMDRAERVDVPTESLPLTDYDALGENRVGWSLTASEMDELTPTGNLGDPTVATAETGERLVDAAVSEVVSLVEALETRG
- a CDS encoding helix-hairpin-helix domain-containing protein, producing MSSRESERELGVFVLEELPRVDASKLEPVERAAIERAVHDREELLVDLQTRLVELRGERNAFERRIEALEGERTELRERLEAIEEQRPRLVPTELFSEFTTAVGGVREELEGASTEYTVGDVEFDLKANVITSDDGIRFQLPSLGETVSAGTLSDVRFTVRRRSPMETAALREVPEVRYLPREGAIERLEGAGFTVGAVDTETTDDEVPDTVVAQFPSPYSVVPPEVEPVVDLVISERAARGEEERAIEETELDAPKRIDVREIPGIGRVRAGHLEEAGITRLDQFAASNPDEMADVLEVTPHRAERWIEYARTLLSKG
- a CDS encoding M81 family metallopeptidase; this translates as MSTERVFLAEFSHETNTFAATPTGRRDFQNRGEFFGREVLSEFEGTNSTIGGACEVAEAEGVDLLPSVSAEATPGGVVSADAYGFYTGRILDGLREASDVDGVFLSLHGAMVQEGGVDGEGPLLSAVREVVGESVPVVLTHDLHGNVTDETVANVDALVAYETYPHTDMGETGRRAMELLVAAIRGEIDPVTRIERPPLLPFVPKENTREGPMAELMAEARRLEANEGVLETNVLPGFHQADVPGIGFSTPVVTDGDPALARETARSLAETAWSMRESFVGEYPTPEEAVREARRLQRDGASESGPVVLADVGDNPGAGGAADGTVLLRELLEQGVANAGLALVSDPEAVERAIEAGIGSRPTITLGGKTDDRHGEPIEVEGYVAAITDGEFRNTGPMATGVRTNLGRTVRLRIGDGGDATVEVIVTENRVQPYDAEIWRHVGVRPEGLGVLVVKSTNHYRASYEPLASEVITVNSPGLGAMDARLFEYENLDRELYPIDDLPAGAYPDWER
- a CDS encoding alpha/beta hydrolase family protein is translated as MGGSTENEVTKGRPRVDEEELYHRLNEIETAVDDLRWYHELDESGTVQRVRFVGPPPANTTAQTDQEKGNRVVVPAYVFDPERADETSDPAPGIVLPHGGVHSNLSTRYVGVVRELLSQGYFVIAPEYRGSTGYGRKHHDLIDYGGLEVEDSFAACEWLVEHRPVDSERVGIVGWSHGGLHALMNVFFHPEAFAVAYAGVPVSDLVARMGYKDQAYRDLYEAEYHLGEAAHENPEAYRERSPVWHAEKLETPLRIHATRNDEDVNVLEVEALIRALSAEGKEFEYEVYDDAPGAHAFELLDTAFARESRDRIYEFLATYLDPPAP
- a CDS encoding NAD-dependent epimerase/dehydratase family protein, whose translation is MIEHGPRGTSVLVTGGAGFIGSHLAEALCAENEVRVVDDLSSGRATNLVGEATLVEGDIRDEAVLREAIEDVDLVFHQAALASVPLSVEDPKESHAVNATATLSLLELAREEDCRVVLASSPAIYGEPEELPIAEDHPTRPTSPYGLDKLALDRYATIYNDLYGVETVVLRYFNAYGPRQADSTYSAVISAFLEQARSGGPITVHGDGEQTRDFVHVSDVVRANLLAAGTDHVGEAFNVGTGVATRVRDLAELVREATGSGAEITHTDARQGDIVHSRADATRARERLGFEATVTLDEGIRDLCRAVEAADD